The Campylobacter sp. CN_NE2 region CACTGAACTAATTAGCGCAAATATGAGTATAGAAGAAATTCGCAAATTTATCGGTGCCGATAGCTTGACATTTTTAAGCATAGATGAACTAATCACAGGTCTAGGAAATGAGCGAAAATACTCGCTTGATAGCTTTGACGGGGATTATTTTATAAAAGAGTAGATTTAAGAATTCGGCAAATTTTCAAGCCGAATTCTTTTGAATTTTTTAAATTTAGCAAATTTACTTTGCTAAATCCGCCAAAACCTTTGCTGCATGGTCTTTTGCTTTGACGCTTTTATAGACTTTGGCGATTTTACCTTTTTCATCTATGACAAAAGTCGTTCGCACTATGCCAAGATACTCTCTGCCGTAGTTTTTGCGAACCTGATACACGCCGTAAGCCTTGCTGACTTCTTTATTTTCATCGCTTAGCAAAATGTGCTTTAAGCTCTGTTTTGCTATGAAATTTGTATGCGACTTCACGCTATCAGGCGAAATGCCGATGATAACGGTATCACTAGCGATAAAATCATCATAAAGCGCGCTAAATTCACACGCTTCTGTGGTGCAACCGGGCGTGTTATCCTTTGGATAAAAATACAAAACAACCTTTTTACCGATAAAATCTTTCAAATTTACACTCACGCCATCGCTGTTTTGCAAACTAAACTCAGGGGCTGTGTCGCCGATAGTTAAAACTACTTTTCGCTCTAAATCTTCCTTACTAAATTCGCTTTCGCAAATTTCGCTTTTTCTTTCGCCGTCTGCTTTTTTTCTACAACAAGCCATCAATTTATCCTTTATTTTAAGTTGAAATCAG contains the following coding sequences:
- the bcp gene encoding thioredoxin-dependent thiol peroxidase — its product is MACCRKKADGERKSEICESEFSKEDLERKVVLTIGDTAPEFSLQNSDGVSVNLKDFIGKKVVLYFYPKDNTPGCTTEACEFSALYDDFIASDTVIIGISPDSVKSHTNFIAKQSLKHILLSDENKEVSKAYGVYQVRKNYGREYLGIVRTTFVIDEKGKIAKVYKSVKAKDHAAKVLADLAK